The Opitutus sp. ER46 DNA window AACGGATGTCCCACGGGACCCGTATGATCGCGGGCATGAACTCCACCTCCTCTGCCCGCTCCTTTCGCTGCTCGGTGCCCCTCGCTTACGGCTGGTCGCATGCCGGTGAGGCTTATCGCGTGACGCCCTGGCCTGACGTCCAGTTCGAGCGCCTCTACGGCGATGAATGGCTCGTGGTCGAGCCGACGCCCGAGGTGCTGGCGGCGGCGGGGGCGCGGGCGGACCGGAAGACCTGGCAGGCGTTTCTCTCCTTCGTGCCGGCGCACGTGCAGGAGTTTCTCGGACGCTTTCGGCGGCACCGGCTCGCCGCGCTGCAGGTGGCGGCCCGGTGTCCGGACCTGGTGGCCTCGCTGGAGGCGGCGCCGGCGTTAACTGTTTTCGTGGCGCAGCATGCGGGCCTGCGCGGCATCGCGGGGCCGCGCTGGGCGGAGCTGGCGGCGGTGTTTGAGCGGGGTGGGGTGTATGGCGTGCTCGAGTGGCTGGGGTTGCCGGCTTCGCGCCAGACGCTGGCAATTTTGCAGAGCGTGGTGACGCCGGACCTCGATCCGCTGTTGCTGGAGCCGCTCCGGAAGGTCCTGTGGGCGCCGCAGGGGATCTTCGCCCTGGCACGCCTGCCGGAGATCACCGATCGCGACCTCAACGACGCCTGCGCGCTGGCGGCTTAAGGTGCGGTTTCCAGCCGGCGGCGCGACGGGGGCCGCGAGGAGCAAAACAGGAGGTCGCCGGCAGGGAGTGGAACTGCCCCGGCACCCCGGCCAAATTCCGTTTGCCCCGGGCAGAACGGCCCGTCAGGGTCCGCGATTCTGCTCATGAGCGACATTCCTCAAGACATCACCCACGACCAGCATGCGGTCCGGCGGCAGAAGCTCGCCGACCTCCGCGCGGGTGGCTTCGACCCTTTCCGGGCGAACATCGCCACCACGCACTTCTCGGCTGATGCCAAAAAACTCTATGTCGAAGGGCAGGACTACGGGGTGACCGTCACCGTGGCCGGCCGGCTCGTCACCTTCCGCGTCCAGGGCGGCAGCTCGTTCGTGAAGATCCAGGACCAGCAGGGGCAACTGCAGCTGTACTTCCGCCGCGACGTCCTGGGCGAGGAGCGCTACGGCGTGTTCAAGAAGTCGCTCGACCTGGGCGACATCATCGGCGTCACCGGCACCCTCTTCAAAACCAAGACCGGGGAGATCACGGTGCGCGTCGACGCGTTCACGCTCCTCAGCAAGGCGCTGCGTCCGCTGCCGGAGAAGTTCCACGGCTTGAGCGATCCCGAGCAGGTGTATCGCCAGCGCTATCTGGACGTGATCGTGAACACCGAGTCGCGCGAGCGGCTCATGCTGCGCTCGCGGATCATCACGCACATCCGCCGCTTCCTCGAGGATCGGAACTTCATCGAGGTCGAGACGCCGGTGCTCGAAGGCACGGCGGGCGGCGCGGCGGCGCGTCCGTTCGTGACGCATCACAACGCGCTCAACGTCGATTTCTACCTGCGCATCGCGACCGAGCTGCGGCTGAAGCGGATGCTCGTCGGCGGCTTCGACCGGGTGTTCGAACTCGGCCGCATCTTCCGCAACGAAGGCGTTTCCCGGCGGCACAATCCCGAGTTCACGATGATGGAGGTCTATCAGGCCTACAGTGACTACCGCGGGATGATGGAACTGATCCGCGGGTTGCTGACCTCGCTCGTGCGCGACGTGATCCGCCCGGCCGACGGCTCGCTGAAGATCAAGCATCCGGCCAGCGGCCAGATGATCGACTTCGGCGGCGAATGGCGCGAGGTGCGCTACAAGGACCTGATCAAGGAAGCGACGGGCGACGCCGAGTGGTTCAGCCGCTCGAAGGCCGAGAAGATCGCGAAGGCCGAGGCCATGGGCCTGCAGGTGCATCCGGGTTGGGAGGAGTTCGAGATCACGAACGAGGTCTTCTCGAAGAAGATCGAGCCGACGCTGATCCAGCCGACCTTCGTCACGCACCTGCCCAAGGAGCTTTGCCCGCTGGCCAAGATCAACGTGGACGATCCGTCGGTGCTCGACGTGTTCGAGCTGACGATCGGCGGCATGGAGGTCGCGCCGGCGTACTCCGAGCAGAACGATCCCGACGTGCAGCGCGAAATGTTCGAGAAGCAGGCGGGCGAGGAACGGCAGAACATCGACAACGACTTCCTGCTCGCGCTCGAGCACGGCATGCCGCCGGCGGGTGGCATGGGCGTCGGCATCGACCGCCTCTGCATCCTCCTCACCGCGGCCGAGAGCATCCGCGACGTCATCCTCTTCCCGCAGCTCAGGCCCGGGAGTAACGGCTGATGCCGCCGGGCGGCGTCAGCCTAATGGAGAATGTAGAATGGAGAATGCAGAATGAAGAACGCAGAATGCAGGCGGCTGGTGGTCGTGGGCCGGTTTGCCCACTCTTCATTCTCCATTCTACATTCTGCATTAGCCGCGTAGCGGCGCCCCGATGCCCTGGTACTTCTATCTCGCCCTGAAGCAGCTCTTCCCGTCGGGGCGGAAGTTTCCGTTCTTCACGGCGATTTCCGTGCTCGGCGTGGCGCTGGGCGTGATCGTGCTGGTGGTCGTGCAGAGCGTGATGAGCGGGTTTGGCTACGAGATCCGCCGGATGATCGTCCAGACCGAGGGCGAGATTCAGATCAAGGCGCGGACCTACGTTTCCGACCATCGCGTCGTCGAGAAACGGATCGAGGCGGTGCGCGGGGTGGCGGGGGCGACGCCCTGGGCGGGCGGCATGCTGATCGTCGATCATCAGGGGCGGTACTCCGCGCCGCTCATGCGCGGCATCGACCTCCAGACCGTCTCCAAGGTGGTGGCGCTCGACCGCTACATCATCGCCGGTTCCTTCGATGCGCTGGACGACGATTCCGTGATCCTGAGCGCGGGGCTGGCGCAGACGCTCGGCGCGTGGGTCGGCAGCACGATTGAGCTCTATTCGCCGCTGATCCTGCAGCGCTACACGAGCGGCGAGGACATCCTGCTGCCGAAATCGGTGCGCGTCGCCGGCATCCTGCAGATCGGGCACCAACAACTCGACAGCTCGATGGTGTATTGCACGCTGCGCACGGCGCAGGAGCTCTACGACCTCGGCAACGCGGTCCACGGAATCAACGTCCGCCTCAAGCCGGGCTTTCACGAGGACGAGGTGGTGATGGCGATCAACGGCGTGCTGCCGGGCGACGTGCGCGCGTTCTCATGGATGGACAGCTTCGACGAGTTCCTCTGGGTGCTGAACCTGGAGAAGGGGATGATGTTCTTCCTGCTGCTGATCATCATCATCGTCGCGGCGTTTTCGGTGATGAGCTCGCTGCTGATCTCGGTGGTGCGCAAGACGCGCGAGATCGGCCTCCTCGGCGCGCTGGGCGGCAAGCCCCGCCACGTGGCCGCCTGCTTCTGCGCGCAGGGCTTCTTCATCGGCGCGTGCGGGACAATTGTCGGGCTCATCGGCGGCTTCACGCTGCTGGCCTTCCGCAACGAGCTGGTGCACGGCATCGCGACGCTGCTGGAGCGTCAGGCGGCGCTCGAGCGGTTCTACCAGTTCAGCAACCTGCCGGCGCACACCACGCCCGGCGACGTGATCACGATCGTGATCTTCACCGTCGTGATCTCGACGGTCGCCGGCCTGCTCCCGGCGTGGCGGGCATCGCGGCTCAAGCCGGTGGACGCCTTGCGCAGCGAATAGCCCGGATCCACGCGGCAACCGACGATCCCTTTCACCTGGACCCACGCCTGCCTTGACCTCCGGTTCACCCAGTTCCGCCGCCGCCCCTGCCGCCATCCTTACGGCGCG harbors:
- the lysS gene encoding lysine--tRNA ligase, producing the protein MSDIPQDITHDQHAVRRQKLADLRAGGFDPFRANIATTHFSADAKKLYVEGQDYGVTVTVAGRLVTFRVQGGSSFVKIQDQQGQLQLYFRRDVLGEERYGVFKKSLDLGDIIGVTGTLFKTKTGEITVRVDAFTLLSKALRPLPEKFHGLSDPEQVYRQRYLDVIVNTESRERLMLRSRIITHIRRFLEDRNFIEVETPVLEGTAGGAAARPFVTHHNALNVDFYLRIATELRLKRMLVGGFDRVFELGRIFRNEGVSRRHNPEFTMMEVYQAYSDYRGMMELIRGLLTSLVRDVIRPADGSLKIKHPASGQMIDFGGEWREVRYKDLIKEATGDAEWFSRSKAEKIAKAEAMGLQVHPGWEEFEITNEVFSKKIEPTLIQPTFVTHLPKELCPLAKINVDDPSVLDVFELTIGGMEVAPAYSEQNDPDVQREMFEKQAGEERQNIDNDFLLALEHGMPPAGGMGVGIDRLCILLTAAESIRDVILFPQLRPGSNG
- a CDS encoding ABC transporter permease — protein: MPWYFYLALKQLFPSGRKFPFFTAISVLGVALGVIVLVVVQSVMSGFGYEIRRMIVQTEGEIQIKARTYVSDHRVVEKRIEAVRGVAGATPWAGGMLIVDHQGRYSAPLMRGIDLQTVSKVVALDRYIIAGSFDALDDDSVILSAGLAQTLGAWVGSTIELYSPLILQRYTSGEDILLPKSVRVAGILQIGHQQLDSSMVYCTLRTAQELYDLGNAVHGINVRLKPGFHEDEVVMAINGVLPGDVRAFSWMDSFDEFLWVLNLEKGMMFFLLLIIIIVAAFSVMSSLLISVVRKTREIGLLGALGGKPRHVAACFCAQGFFIGACGTIVGLIGGFTLLAFRNELVHGIATLLERQAALERFYQFSNLPAHTTPGDVITIVIFTVVISTVAGLLPAWRASRLKPVDALRSE